The genomic DNA TTCCCCCTTGGTTTCACAGGCCTTGACACCTATCGTTTCATACAAAACAGAAATGCATTTGATGACAAAACTCAAGCTTCTACAGTTGGTTTTCTCAGAACTAGATAACTGCTCAAGGTAGTCCACAATTGAATTATATGCTTTCACTGTATCGCTCAAAATAATGCTCTTAAATTTACTCACACACTGGATGATGTTATCTTCTCCTTGGCTTCTCCAAGCGCTGCTGATTTCGTCGTGGTCGTATATAGctaaagatgaagacgaaaaGTGAACTTTTAATCTTGAGAACTCGTCCACTTGGACTCCAAGTTTATCGAAAGTTTCACTCCACTCAACGCAATCTCGAGAAAATAGCCCAATATCGCCATAATATCCTTTGCTAAAATCATTCAAGTGTTTGAATATATCGTTTAGCAACCGTTCTTCAAGTGGAAGTCCAGTAATTGAGCTGATCAAAAGGTCGTCTTTTGAATTGTCACTACTGAATTCTGATTGTAATTGGTTACCCAATATGCTGTTATATGTGTTGTGAGCAGTTTGTTTGACGGACTTTCCTGACCCCACGACCTGCTCGCTCAGGATGGCTACAAATCTGCTCGCCCATTCCTTTTGAAACTTGCCATTAAACCAATCCACAATCGATTCCCCTTTCCCCCCGGTGCAATCAATCCACTCGCTAAGAAAAATGCTACTGTCACGAAGAAGCAACTCAAGTATTTCGCTGTATATTTTTACCAGGACTCCGAGATCAGTGATTCGCGCCATTATATCGCCCAGCTTCGTGGAAAGGATATCAACAACGTCAAATATAAATTTGGTCTGAATCTTTTTGAATGCTTGGCGGGATTCATCGTTGGCTCTACCATTGCCTTGAATTCCAGCAATGCACTTCTTGGGCAAACAAGGAGACTCCCTAATAGACTTTGGTAGCCAACTCCTGACCTTTTCAAATCCAAGCTCTTCACTAATTCTCGTcgcttcatcttcaaactCAGGAGAATCCAAAATAGTATAAACGCTTGCTTGCTGCGCAGCTAGCCTATGAAGCTGATTCTGCGCAAAAATGTGATTACTGACTGACAGGGTCGAGCTAATGAGAAACAACGACTTGAAAAGGCAACTACTGTCGTTTTCATCCAGTAATTGTGAGACAAGCTCTTCACGGGACTCCAAGAAACCTTTTAAAAGCTCATCAGGAGGTAATTCTGATGCTATCATGAATGCCACAAATAAGTCTGGAGAAACTGTTCCCGATCTTGGTTCTATATTAGCAGGAAATGAAACGCCACCAGCAGTGCCCAATAGCTCATTTTCAATCATTTCTAGACACTTTGTGCTCAAAATTTTCAACTCCTGACTATTAACATTATCCGTAGAGCATTCTTCGCCAAGGCCGCATAACTCTTGACTCACTAAACGAGCGAGAAATATGCTCCTGGATATTAGAAGAATATTTCTTGTGGAGTCTCCTCGAAAACCACGTAATTGGCGTTTTATTAATTGAATCAGCCCATTATATAGTCTTCTACTGGAGGTCTTGACTAGCCTATCACGTCGGTCTGAAGCATCCAGAGGTCCCAAAAACCGGACTACATTAACATCATCTTTGTTCCATCTTGAATAATGATTAATATCATACAATTGACTCAAGGTAGTATTTTCAACGCTCACAAGCTCATTCATTGCCATAATGGTATCGGCGGTTTGAAGCAAATCACGATATCTCCCTCCGACCAGGTCACGCAGACTCTGCTTCTTAGCTTCGGCATCAGCTCTCAGTTGCCGACTCAAATGTTGAATTTCCGACACTCGTTGAGTGGAAAATATATTCTCCCATGTCTGGGAAGTGTCAATGGCTGACATTCTATTAGCTTGTCAGACTCTTCAGTGAAACTGAACATTGGCTTCGTGGCTCTGTTGATACTTGCCTATATCCAATCACGTGCCGCCGTCGCGCTTGTAACAGTTTAGGCAGGGTCTTAGAGCCGAAGCAGGGTTCTATCAGGATTAAAAACAGGTAAATTCTAGGATTATTACATCTGGCAAATTCAAGGCACGGACGAAACTCTCACTGTTTCTCATGTTAGTAgagcaaaaaaattttgaatAGAGATTATATTATAATCTCCGGTAAATAACTACATTaaaaatttattataaTCGATCAATTGTTGGAAATGCGATGTAACTAGTTGTCTGACAGAAGTCTTAATACATTCTTGCGGTCACATATGCCATAAACTGATGAGATATGGAGTTGAGATATAATAAAACGGTAACGATTTCTTTATTGAAAGATTGACATTTCAGACCTTTGGTACCGGGATATTCCGTTACATCAGCTGCCGGTAAGATGACC from Sugiyamaella lignohabitans strain CBS 10342 chromosome D, complete sequence includes the following:
- a CDS encoding uncharacterized protein (Similar to Conserved oligomeric Golgi complex subunit 1; acc. no. Q9VGC3); its protein translation is MSAIDTSQTWENIFSTQRVSEIQHLSRQLRADAEAKKQSLRDLVGGRYRDLLQTADTIMAMNELVSVENTTLSQLYDINHYSRWNKDDVNVVRFLGPLDASDRRDRLVKTSSRRLYNGLIQLIKRQLRGFRGDSTRNILLISRSIFLARLVSQELCGLGEECSTDNVNSQELKILSTKCLEMIENELLGTAGGVSFPANIEPRSGTVSPDLFVAFMIASELPPDELLKGFLESREELVSQLLDENDSSCLFKSLFLISSTLSVSNHIFAQNQLHRLAAQQASVYTILDSPEFEDEATRISEELGFEKVRSWLPKSIRESPCLPKKCIAGIQGNGRANDESRQAFKKIQTKFIFDVVDILSTKLGDIMARITDLGVLVKIYSEILELLLRDSSIFLSEWIDCTGGKGESIVDWFNGKFQKEWASRFVAILSEQVVGSGKSVKQTAHNTYNSILGNQLQSEFSSDNSKDDLLISSITGLPLEERLLNDIFKHLNDFSKGYYGDIGLFSRDCVEWSETFDKLGVQVDEFSRLKVHFSSSSLAIYDHDEISSAWRSQGEDNIIQCVSKFKSIILSDTVKAYNSIVDYLEQLSSSEKTNCRSLSFVIKCISVLYETIGVKACETKGEGQQTQHDVEPILIKTYERLSKELVDMLLIRDNLGYGRLDEAFDVWEDADGVLIPKSPSTMLLSSLSRIAISVGETVGNDGIVWKHEIGSGLIRKAVYEALANEVERIELTYKDALKIEPSGSGSGSGGVEEKAESESIDDNNRKDREDVGVHKENTDEKHEVESHSQDSVVKSSDELKETINGSGSSSSATITSAQALVQLYADHTFIELLFGTSHRSSIQSPELPLSGVSAADIDSAMKDMVSRTALMFSPLI